The Pirellulales bacterium DNA window CGCCCGACGATCTGGCGTACGTGATCTACACCTCCGGCTCGACCGGCCGCCCCAAGGGAGTCGAGGTGACGCAGCGGGGCGTGATCAACATGCTGTGTTCGAGCGCCCACTATCCCGGCTTCGAGGCTGACGACGTGTTGCTCGCGGTGACGACGCTGTCATTCGACATCGCCGTCGTCGAGTTGTTCCTGCCGCTGGTGGTCGGTTCGCGCGTGGTGATTGCCGACTCCGAAGTGGCGCTCGATCCGCAGCGGCTGATCGCCACGCTCGAGGACAACGACGTGACGCTGTTGCAGTGCACGCCGGTGACCTGGCGCATGCTGGTCGATCACGGTTGGCAGCCGCGGCCGGGCTTTCGTGCCTATTGCGGCGGCGAAGCGCTCGACCCGAACCTGGCCGCCAAGCTGCTCGACCTCGGCGTCGAGCTGTGGAATCTCTACGGCCCCACCGAAACGAGCGTCTGGTCGACTTCCGAACGGATCACGCCCGAGACCGAAGTGATTTGCGTCGGGCACCCCCTGGATAACACCCGGCTGTACGTGCTCGATGCCGCGCGACAGTTGGTTCCGCCGGGCGTCGTCGGCGAACTCTACATCGGCGGCGTCGGCGTGGCGCGCGGGTATCGCGGGCGCCCGGAGCTGAACGCCGAGCGGTTCCTGGCCGATCCGTTCCAGCCTGCGCGGGACGACCGCCCGGCGAGGATGTATCGCACGGGCGACCTGGTGCGGTGGCGCAACAACGGTGCGCTCGAGTGCCTGGGCCGCGTCGATCACCAGGTGAAGCTCCGCGGCTTCCGCATCGAGCTGGGGGAGATCGAGGCCGTGCTGCGCGAACACCCCGAGATTCGCGACGTGGTCGTCGTCGCGCGCGAGATCGGCACTGGCGACAAGCGGCTCGTAGCCTATTACGCGGCCGCTCAGCGCCGTGCGGCACCGGTCGGCGAACTTCGCGGCCTGCTCGAGCGGCGGCTCCCGGCCTATATGGTGCCCGGCGCCTTCGTCGAGCTGCCGCAGTTGCCGCGCACGCCCAACGGCAAGCTGGACCGGGCCGCGCTGCCCGATCCCGCGGAATTGGAAATGCCGGCCGACCGCGCCGTCGTCGCGCCGCGCAACGAAACCGAGCGCCGGCTGCGCGACATTTGGGCGCGGTTGCTGGGCTACGGCAATTTCGGTGTCGAGGACAGCTTTTTCGAGATCGGCGGCCACTCGTTGTTGGCCGTGCAGATGGTGGCGCAGATCGAGCGGGAGTTCGGCCGTTGGCTGCCGGTGGCGACGCTGTTTTCGCGACCGACCATTGCCGAGCTGGCCGAATTGCTTCGCCGGCCGGCCACGGCCGATGCCGTCTCGCCGCTCGTCCCCATCCAACGCCGCGGCGCCCAGCGACCGCTGTTTTGCGTACATCCGGCCGGCGGCACGGTGTTCTGCTATTTGACCCTGGCGCCGCACTTGGGTGCCGACCAGCCGATCTATGGCCTGCAAGCACGCGGCCTCGATGGCGAGGCCGAACCGCACGGCACGGTCGAAGAGATGGCCGCCGCATACCTGCAATTGGTTCGCCGGCAACAGCCGCAGGGCCCCTATCGACTGGCCGGGTGGTCGTTCGGCGGCGTCGTCGCGGTCGAAATGGCCCAACAGCTTCGCGCCCTGGGCGAAAACGTCGAGATGCTCGTCGTGTTCGACACGGTGATGATGCCGCCGGAGCACCCGACGACCGAGAACGACATCTTGCAAACGCTAGTCGAGATGTTGCACGGTGAAGAACAATTGACCGTCGAGCAGCTCCGCGCCTTGAGCCACGACGAGCAATTGGACTACTTCCGCAGCCGCGCCGAACGTGCCCGGCTGGTGACGTCGGATTGGAACGAGCAGCGCTTTAGTCTGGCGTTCCAGGTGTTCCAGGCCAACTTGCAGGCGCTGTTCCGCTATCGGCCCAGGCCCTACGACGGCGCCGTGACCGTGGTCCGGGCCACGCAAAAGATTTCGCCGGCGTTCAACAGTCCCTCGCTAGGCTGGTCGCACTGGGTGCGCGGCGCGCTGCGGCTGTACGACGTGGACTGCGAGCATTTGCAGATGTTCCGCGATCCTTGCGCCCGGCAGATCGGGCAATTCGTCGCCAGTTTGTTGGCCGATCGCGTGCCGGCCTGTGGTCCGCATTACGCTTCGACCGACGATACGGTCGCGCTGGTGTAGACGACCAGCGGCTTTGCTTGACCCGTGGCTTGGCGTGGCGCTAGACTTGCGCGACCCCGTCCGTGTCCGTGGAACTGCAGCACGATGTATCGTTGCGCCCGCGACCGAATGCTAGCCGCGACGCTGTTGAGCGTGCTGCCCTGGGTCGTTGCGGCGTGGCCGTTGTGCGCAGCCGATACGCTCGATCTTGAACCGCGGCCGATGACGACCATCCGGCCGGGCACCGTGATCGAAGAAAAGCCGCCCATCGGCTGGTCGCACCTGGTCGTCAAGAATCAGCCGCGGCTCGACGAGCAGCAAGCCGACAAGGTGCTGCCCGTGGCCGCCGATCTGGCCAGGTCGCTGTTCGGCGTGATCGTGGCCAACGTGCACCGTGATCGGCAAGCGGCCGGTATGCCGTTTCGGCTCGAGGCCGTTGCCGCGGGCGTCGGCACCCGGATCGCTGCCCGAGACACGATCGTGACGGCCGACACGCAAGAAGATCTCGGCGCCGATCTGAACATCGTCGCGCGCATGGTCCTGTCGCGCAGCGAGGACGAGATCAAGGCGTGGACTCAAGTGGCCCGCGGGCCGAACATTGCCGTGCTTGACGCGCTGACGCGCGTGCAACTGGCGGGCAAGCACGAGCAGGTTCTGTTTCGCTATTGCCTGTTGGTCGATCCGCGCTCGGGGCGCCTAGTGACGTTTCTCTGGCTGCTGCGGCGCGACGAGGCCGGCGTCTTGCACCGCGTGGCCGCGGCGTTCAAGCGGCTGCCGAACAACCTGGTCCACCGTTATCCGCTGGTCGTCGACGAAGAAGAAGTGACGGTCGGCGTGCCCAACTCGCAGGCCTTTGCCATGGGCACCCTGCCCGAGGGCGCCGAGCTCCCCTGGCCGCCGGCGCTTGAAGCACAGGCGGCCCTGGCCCGATTTTCGACCACCACGCTGGCCTTGTACGAACGCGAGTTGTTCGCGTTGTTCGATGTTCCTGGAAAGCAGGCGATGCCATGAAACGTGCGGCACCGATTGCGCTCGGGTGGTGTGCCTGGGTCGCGCTGGTTGCGGCGCCGCCGGTGGCCGCGGCCGATCCGCCGGCGAACAAGGTGCTCGACGCGTTGCTGACCGACGGCGTGATCGTGTCGCCCGAAGTGCGGATTCCCCTGCATGCGCCGGTCGTGCCCGACGGGCTCGACGCCGCTGCTCAGCGCGCCGCACTCGAGTCGATCTCCGACGCGAATCACACCGTCGAGCGGCTGCTGCGCGACGCAGTCGTGAGCCCGTTCGTGCTCCAGATCGAGAAGCACTCGGCCGCGGCCCCCGACACGACCTCGCGGATCATCGACCTCTACTTCGTCGCCTACGGCAAGCTCGAGGTGATCTACTCCGAGAGTTTTCGCGAGCAACTGGCGCGGTTGGGCGAATCGGACGACGCGGCGATTCCGACCACGTCGAAGCTGCTCGATCTCCAGGCCTTGAACGCGCGCTCGCTGCTGGGGCCCGAGGGCAAGGCCGAGGGCGAGCAGTGGCTGCACGCGCGGTTCCCAATGCTGGATCGCGTGTACATCTTTGCCACGCGCCACGCGATGAGCCACCGGACCGACGAATCGATCGTGCTGGCGTCGCGGCTCGACGAGCGTTTTCGCGGCGATGCCGAGTTTCCCGTGCAGTGGCAGTCGATCGGCCGCACCGAGGCCGGCAAGATCGAGTTGGGGCCGGCTGTGCCGTACGCCGGCGGGGGCTTCTACGTGAAGTTGACCCGGCTGCGCGAGCCGGCCGGCGCGATCTTTGTCGAGTACCATCATGCCTTCGTCGAACCGCAAGGCTGGTTCAAAGGCGCGAACCTGCTGCGGTCGAAGCTGCCGCTGGTGGCGCAAGACCGCGTGCGGCGTTTTCGCCGCGATCTCGACGCGGCCAGCAAGTGACCGGCGCGCCGCTGGCCGTGATACGACAGCACTGCTGGCGCCAGCACTCAGCGCCGGCGGCGAATTCAGTAGCTGACACTGGCCTCGGTGCTCGCGCCGAACCGATATCAGCAGTGCCCTGTCACGAGCGCGAGCGAATGGCCAGTCGAACCCCGGGCAGGACGTCCAGGGCAGCGGCGCTCGACACGGATGGATGTCTGCCATGCTGCGGCGCTTTGTCATCGGCGGTTGGCTGGTTCCCCTGGCGCTGTGCCTGTTGGCCGGCTGCAAGGTGCCGCCGTTGTCGGTGCACACCAGCGGTCGGGTGACCGCCGAAATTCCGCCGGTGCAGGCCTTCGGCCCGGTGATGCGGATGACGCTGCCCCGCGAGCCCGACCTCGAGGCGCCCCGGGTCGCGATCATCGACGTCGACGGCCTGCTGTTGAACACCGACATGACGGGTCTCTCTTCTCTGGGTGAGAACCCCGTGGCGTTGTTCCGCGAGCGGCTCGACGCGGCGGCCGACGATCCGCTGGTGTGCGCGATCGTGGTGCGGATCAATTCGCCCGGCGGCGGCGTGACCGCCTGCGACGTGATGCGCCGCGACCTGCAGACGTTTCGCCAGCGCACGGGCCGCCCGGTCGTGGCGTGCCTGATGGACCTCGGCGCCGGCGGCGCCTATTACCTCGCCACGGCGGCCGACACGATCGTCGCGCACCCCACGACGGTCACCGGCGGCATCGGCGTGATCCTGAATCTCTACAACCTGCAAGACACGATGAACCAGTTCAACGTGTTGGGCGTACCGATCCGCGCCGGCGAAAACATCGACCTGGGTTCACCGATCCGCGAAATCCCCGAAGAGGGCCGCGCGATCTTGCAGCAGATGGCCAACGAGTTTCACGACCGCTTCAAGCAATCCGTGGCCGGCGCGCGGCCGACGATCAACCTCAAAGACGGCGAACTATTCGACGGTCGCGTGTTCACCGCGCAGCAGGCGCTCGAACGCCGGCTGGTCGACTCGATCGGCTATGTCGACGACGCCGTGAGCCTGGCCGGGCAACTGGCCGGACAACTCTGCACGCCGCAGGTCGTCTTCTTCCATCGGTGCAACGATCGGGCCCGCAGTGTCCATGCGATCACGCCGAACGTGCCGCTGCAGACGGCCTTCCTGCCACTGAGCGTGCCGGGCCTCGACCGCAGCCGGCTGCCGACGTTCTTGTATCTCTGGCAGCCCGACCCGGCGCTGGAGAAATGGGCAGGGCACTAGCGCTGCCTCCGCGGCGCAGCTCGACGGCGAATGTCCGGCGCCAAGAATGCCTGGCGAATTGCCCGCATTGCGTCACTTTCGCCGCGTTGACCCGCGCGACCGGCAGGGCTATAGTGCCGCATTCCAAATACCGCGAAAGGGTGTTATGGCTACGGCAGTTGCGCGGGCCGGGGACTGCGTCGAATTCGGGTGCACTCAACGACGCGACGCCTGGTGGACGGGCCCCCTGGTCACTGGCCTCAGTTTGGGGGCCTTCATCGTCTACGGCACCATCCGGGCTTTCATGAATGGGTACTACCAGTTGGGAGTGCCGGGCTCGCACCCGGAGAGCGCCCACATCCTGTCGCCGCTCTACTCGCCGCTGTTGGCGCTGCCCGCGTGGGTGCCGGCCTGGTTTTCGCCGGCCCTGCTGATCTTGCCCTTTCCGGGCGGGTTCCGCCTGACCTGCTACTACTACCGCAAGGCGTACTATCGAGCCTTTTTCCTCGATCCGGTGGCCTGCGGCGTGGCGGAAAAGCCTGGCAAGCGCTATCGCGGCGAGACGTTCGTGCTACTGTTTCAGAATCTGCACCGCTTTTTCCTCTACGCGGCGCTGGCGTTCCTGGTCATCCTGACGGCCGACTTCGTGTACGGCCTGATCTGGCCAGTCCTGGGCGCCGACGGCAAGCCGACGGGCAGCCACACGTTTGGCGTCAGCGTCGGCACCTTGGTGCTGCTGCTCAACGTGACCTGTCTGTCGCTGTACACGTTCTCCTGTCACTCGCTGCGGCACCTGGTCGGCGGCAAGATCGACTGCTGGTCGTGCGTGACGATGGGCCAGGCGCGCTACAATGCCTGGAAAGGGCTCTCGAAACTCAACGAGCATCACATGCTCTGGGCCTGGGTCAGCTTGTACGTGGTGAGCCTGACCGACGTGTACGTGTTCCTCTGCGCGTCCGATGTGATCCGCGACATCCGCTTGATCTGATGGGCGCTTGATCTGAATGTGTCGCGGCGCATCAGCCGCGGCGGTCCTTGCCGAACGAATCGACTTCGATGACGAACAAATACGAAACGCACGAATACGACGTCGTCGTCGTGGGTGCCGGGGGCGCGGGACTGCGCGCAGCGATCGAGGCCTCGGCCCGCGGTGTGCGCACCGCGCTGATCTGCAAATCGCTCCTGGGCAAGGCCCACACGGTGATGGCCGAAGGGGGCGTGGCCGCGTCGCTCTCGAACACCGATGCCCGCGACAATTGGAAGGTGCATTTCAAGGACACGATGAAGGGGGGCAAGTTTCTCAACCACTGGCGCATGGCACAGCTCCATGCCCAAGAGGCCCCCGACCGCGTCAACGAACTGGAAGAATGGGGCGCCGTCTTCGACCGCACCAAGGACGGCCGCATCTTGCAGCGCAATTTCGGCGGCCATACCTATCCGCGCCTGGCCCACGTCGGCGACCGGACGGGCCTGGAGATCATCCGCACGCTGCAAGACCGCGGCGTGCACCAGGGGATCGACGTCTTCATGGAGACGACGATCCGCTGGATTCTGCGCGACGGCGGGCGAGTGGCCGGCTGTATGGGCTACTATCGCGAGAGCGGCCGGTTCGTCGTGTTTCGCGCCAAGGCCGTCGTGCTGGCCACCGGCGGCATCGGCCGCTGCTGGGAGGTGACCTCCAACTCCTGGGAATACACCGGCGACGGCCATGCCATGGCCCTCTGGGCCGGCGCCGACCTGATCGACATGGAATTCGTCCAATTTCATCCGACGGGCATGGTCTGGCCGCCGAGCGTCAAGGGCACGCTGATTACCGAAGGCGTGCGCGGGGAAGGGGGCGTGCTGCTCAACAGCGAACGCCGGCGCTTCATGTTCGACAGCGTTCCCGAAATGTTCAAAGGCGAATTTGCCGAAAGTGAAGAAGAGGCCAACCGCTGGGTGCAGTCGGTCGTCGCCGGACAGCGCCCCGACGCCCGGCGCCCGCCCGAGCTGCTGACCCGCGACGTCGTAGCCCGGGCCATCCGCCGCGAGGTCCGCGCCGGCCGCGGCTCGCCGCACGGCGGTGTGTTCCTCGACATCGCCTCGCGCCGCACGGCCGACCAGATCAAGAAGAAGCTCCCGAGCATGTATCACCAGTTCAAGGAACTGGCCGACGTTGACATCACGACCGACCCGATGGAAGTCGGGCCGACGTGCCACTACGCGATGGGCGGCATCCGCGTTCACCCCGAGACGCAGGAGTCGACGTTGCCGGGCCTGTTCGCCGCGGGCGAATCGGCCGGAGGCATGCACGGCGCCAACCGCCTGGGCGGGAATTCGCTCTCGGACTTGCTGGTATTCGGCAAACGGGCCGGCGAATATGCGGCCGAGCTGGCCAAGAAGACCCCCAGCTTGCCGGCGATCGACCAGGGCGAAATCGAGCAAGTGGCCCGTAAGCAGCTCGAGCCGTTCAACCGCACCAGCGGCGAGAACCCTTACGTGCTGCACGAAGAGCTGCGAGCCCTGATGCAGACCTACGTGGGCATCGTCCGCACGGCCGACGATTTGCAGTACGCACTCGACGAGATTCAGAAGCTGCGCGCCCGGGCTGCCACCGCCAAGATCACCGGCAATGTCCAGTACAACCCCGGCTGGCATCTGGCGCTGGACCTGGACAACATGCTCGATATCAGCGAGGCCGTGGCTCGAGCGGCGCTCGAGCGCACCGAGAGCCGGGGCGGCCACACGCGCGACGACTATCCCGACAGCGACGCGACTTGGGGCAAGTTCAACAACGTGATTCGCCAGCGCTCCGGCGCGGTCGAGTTGCACCGCGAGCCGCTGCCGCAGATGCCCGACGAATTGCGGGAACTGATCGGCGAGGTGAAGGAAGGCAAGCATGTCTAGCACGAGTACGACCCCAGGTGCGGCGGCGGGCGGCGCCTCGGGCCCGCCCCCTGCGACCGGCACCGTCAAGCTGCAGGTTTACCGCGGCGACAACGCGTCCGGACAAATGGTCGAATACGAAGTCGAACGGGCCAGCGGCATGGTCGTGCTCGACGCCGTGCACCGCGTGCAGGCGACGGCCGCGCCCGACCTGGCCTGCCGCTGGAACTGCAAAGCCGGTAAGTGCGGCTCGTGCAGCGCCGAGGTGAACGGTCGGCCGCGGCTGATGTGCATGGACCGGATCGACCGCTACCCGGCCGATCAGCCGATCGTTGTGCGGCCGATGAAGTCGTTCCCTGTGATCAAGGACTTGGCCTGCGACGTTTCCTGGAACTACGAGGTCAATAAGAAGATCCCGGCCTTCAAGCCGAAGGCCGGCGAGCGCCGCTTTTCGCAGGAGGAGGCCGACCGCGTCCAGGAATTTCGCAAGTGTATCGAGTGCTTCTGTTGCCAGAACGTCTGCCATGTCTTGCGCGAACACGATCTGAAGCAGCAGTTCGGCGGCCCGCGGTTCTTCGTCCGTGTCGCGGGGCTCGAAATGCACCCGCTGGACGAGGCGAACCGGTTGCCGCTGCTCAAGAACGAGCTGGGGCTGGGTTACTGCAACATCACGAAATGCTGCACCGAGGTCTGCCCCGAGCACATTCATATCACCGACAACGCGATCATTCCGCTCAAGGAACGGGTCGTCGACGAGTACTACGACCCGGTGCAGAAGCTGTTGCGGATCTTCAGTCCGCGGCGCTAAGCGCCAACCAGGCCGCCAGGTTCGCGAGAGGCCAGGCTCTTGCTGGCTCACGGCTCAGTACAGAGGAGTCCGTTCGATGCGCATGCCCCCAAGTTTGCCGGCTCGGACGCGGCACCTGGCTCAAGCGTTGATCTGCGTAGCGTTGTTGGCCGGTTGCTCGGCCGAGACCAAAGGCCCCGGCGGCGCTATCAGCGGAGTGCCGGAGATTGATCAGCCCGCACCGGAGATCACGGGCGAGGATGCCGACGGCGTGTCCTTTGCCCTGAGCGACTACCAAGGCCAGGTTGTCGTCGTCGATTTCTGGGGCGATTGGTGACCGCCTTGCAGGTCGATGTACGACCACGAGCGGTCGCTCGTGAGGCGCATGCAAGGCAGGCCCTTCGTCCTGCTGGGGGTCAATAGCGACTCGAAGTCGAAACTGCGCGCCACCATCGAACGCGAGCAGATGACGTGGCGCTCCTGGTGGGACGGCAGCGGCGGGTCCATCGCCGCGGCCTGGAAGGTCGAGGGCTGGCCGACGATGTACGTCCTCGACCATCACCACGTCGTGCGACAGATCATCGTGGGTCCCGACACGTACCAGCTCGATCGCGCGGTCGAGCGACTGGTCGACGAGGCGGAAAGAGCCGCTCGGTAGCCGCTCGGCCTGGCAATCCAGATTCCTGCGCATCGGACGCGGCGGGCCGCCGGCTAATCGGCGCGAATGCAGTGCAATTGCTGGGCACCGCGGATCAGCAGCGCGTCGCCGGCGACCGCGGGTGTGGCCAGGAACAATCCGTCCTCGTCGAGCGGCGGATTGGTCGACAGCACCTGGAATTCATCGCCGGCGGCCAGCACGTAGCAGAGCCCGCCCTCGGTCAGGCAAAACAGCTTGCCAGCGCACGCCCAAGGCGATGCCGTGAAGGGGCCACCTTGGGGGAGCCGTTTGCGGCCATAGACCGATTCGCCCGTACGCAGATCGAGGCAGTTCCAGATCGCTCCATCACCCAAAAGGTAGAGCCGGCCCCGGTACGCCACTGGGCTGGGCACATACGGCGCCGTCGGTCCGACGCGCCACGCGACGTGCGGTCCCGGCGATTGGTCGTCGGCAGGGGTAACGTCGCCGGTGGCCCCGGCCCGGACGGCGATCACCGGTCGATTCTTGCTCGGAATCCAGCCCGAGGTGATGTAGCACAATTCGTCGTCGGTCACGGCCGTCGTCCCGGTCAGCCCGGATAGCTTGCCTAATTCCCAAAGCGTTCGACCGTCGCTGGGGTCGTACGCCACGGCCCGTTCGGGTCCCACGGCGACCAGCTCGGTGCGCACGCGGTTCTTCCACAGGCAGGGCGTGCTCCAACTGTTCTTCGGCTCGCGCTGGGCGCGCCACAGCAGGTTGCCGTCACGGCAGTCGTAAGCGGCGAGGAACGAGTTGCGCAGGTAGTCGCACTGCAGATAGACGCGCTGGCCGTCGGTGATCGGCGAGCTGGCGGTGCCGTATTCGCCGTAGGTTCCTTCGGTGGGCGGTTGCTGTTGCCAGACAATTTGTCCGGTGAAGTCGAGCGCGTAGAGCCCCGCTTGCCAGAAATAGGCATAGACGTGCTGGCCGTCGGTGGCGGGTGTTTCCGACGCGTAGCTGCTCTTGATGTGCTTGCCGCGCTCCGGGCGGCCGGTCTTGACCGATGTTTGCCAAAGCAGTTTTCCATCGGCCAGCCCAAAACACAGCACCCGCCAGTCGTAGTTGCTGTCGGGCGGCGCAAAGACCTTGCTCTCGGGGCGCATGCCTTTGGGTGGCTCGTCGGTTTCGTTATCGGGAATCGCCGTCTTCACGAACACGCGATCGCCCCAGACGGTCGGCGACGAGCGGCCGATTCCCGGGACCGGCGCCGACCAAGCCACGTTGTGCCCTGGGGCCCATTGCGTGGGAAACGTGGCGCCATCGGCCACGCCGTTTCCGCCCGGGCCGCGGAATTGGGGCCAGTTCTGGGCGCAAGCAGGCCGGACTTCGCTCTGCACGACCAGCATGCCCCAGAGTACGGCAAGGCCCAACCAGCGGACGGTCATGGCCGGCCGGACCAACGCGAATCGGACGATGTTCATCTGGTTTCCTTACGCGGACATGCCGGTTGGTGAGCACCGAGCGCCCCGCAAGCCGGCGAAAAATCGCGGCCTGCGGGGCGTGCGAGCGATCGCTGCTCAGTCGTTGCCGAACACCGACGTGCCTTGCACATAGGCCGGCACCGGCACCGCCAGGGCTTCGAGCACGCTGGGGCAGATGTCGATCAACTGTGGCTGCTGCTTGCCGAGCCGCCGGTTGCTGAACAGCACGCCAGGCACCAACTCGGGATCGATCAGGTGATCGCCTGACCAGCGGCTGGTGTTGTCTTCGATCGTACCCAGCGGGGCGCCGCCGAGCGCCGTCTGCCAACTGGCTCGATAGCCCGAGTTGAACCCGAGAATCAGATCCGGGCGCGTCGGTACGTTGTTGTCTCCCATCGGATACAGCGCATCGGCCCGGTAGACGTTCTTGAACACCGGTTGTCCGCTCTCCGGATCGATCCAGCGCTTGAGCCGCGCGGCGATCTCGTCGCACCCCTGGGGATAGCCGGCGACCGAGTCGACGATGCCCTGTTCTTCGCGTC harbors:
- a CDS encoding succinate dehydrogenase/fumarate reductase iron-sulfur subunit translates to MSSTSTTPGAAAGGASGPPPATGTVKLQVYRGDNASGQMVEYEVERASGMVVLDAVHRVQATAAPDLACRWNCKAGKCGSCSAEVNGRPRLMCMDRIDRYPADQPIVVRPMKSFPVIKDLACDVSWNYEVNKKIPAFKPKAGERRFSQEEADRVQEFRKCIECFCCQNVCHVLREHDLKQQFGGPRFFVRVAGLEMHPLDEANRLPLLKNELGLGYCNITKCCTEVCPEHIHITDNAIIPLKERVVDEYYDPVQKLLRIFSPRR
- a CDS encoding PQQ-like beta-propeller repeat protein is translated as MNIVRFALVRPAMTVRWLGLAVLWGMLVVQSEVRPACAQNWPQFRGPGGNGVADGATFPTQWAPGHNVAWSAPVPGIGRSSPTVWGDRVFVKTAIPDNETDEPPKGMRPESKVFAPPDSNYDWRVLCFGLADGKLLWQTSVKTGRPERGKHIKSSYASETPATDGQHVYAYFWQAGLYALDFTGQIVWQQQPPTEGTYGEYGTASSPITDGQRVYLQCDYLRNSFLAAYDCRDGNLLWRAQREPKNSWSTPCLWKNRVRTELVAVGPERAVAYDPSDGRTLWELGKLSGLTGTTAVTDDELCYITSGWIPSKNRPVIAVRAGATGDVTPADDQSPGPHVAWRVGPTAPYVPSPVAYRGRLYLLGDGAIWNCLDLRTGESVYGRKRLPQGGPFTASPWACAGKLFCLTEGGLCYVLAAGDEFQVLSTNPPLDEDGLFLATPAVAGDALLIRGAQQLHCIRAD
- a CDS encoding S49 family peptidase, encoding MSAMLRRFVIGGWLVPLALCLLAGCKVPPLSVHTSGRVTAEIPPVQAFGPVMRMTLPREPDLEAPRVAIIDVDGLLLNTDMTGLSSLGENPVALFRERLDAAADDPLVCAIVVRINSPGGGVTACDVMRRDLQTFRQRTGRPVVACLMDLGAGGAYYLATAADTIVAHPTTVTGGIGVILNLYNLQDTMNQFNVLGVPIRAGENIDLGSPIREIPEEGRAILQQMANEFHDRFKQSVAGARPTINLKDGELFDGRVFTAQQALERRLVDSIGYVDDAVSLAGQLAGQLCTPQVVFFHRCNDRARSVHAITPNVPLQTAFLPLSVPGLDRSRLPTFLYLWQPDPALEKWAGH
- a CDS encoding fumarate reductase/succinate dehydrogenase flavoprotein subunit yields the protein MTNKYETHEYDVVVVGAGGAGLRAAIEASARGVRTALICKSLLGKAHTVMAEGGVAASLSNTDARDNWKVHFKDTMKGGKFLNHWRMAQLHAQEAPDRVNELEEWGAVFDRTKDGRILQRNFGGHTYPRLAHVGDRTGLEIIRTLQDRGVHQGIDVFMETTIRWILRDGGRVAGCMGYYRESGRFVVFRAKAVVLATGGIGRCWEVTSNSWEYTGDGHAMALWAGADLIDMEFVQFHPTGMVWPPSVKGTLITEGVRGEGGVLLNSERRRFMFDSVPEMFKGEFAESEEEANRWVQSVVAGQRPDARRPPELLTRDVVARAIRREVRAGRGSPHGGVFLDIASRRTADQIKKKLPSMYHQFKELADVDITTDPMEVGPTCHYAMGGIRVHPETQESTLPGLFAAGESAGGMHGANRLGGNSLSDLLVFGKRAGEYAAELAKKTPSLPAIDQGEIEQVARKQLEPFNRTSGENPYVLHEELRALMQTYVGIVRTADDLQYALDEIQKLRARAATAKITGNVQYNPGWHLALDLDNMLDISEAVARAALERTESRGGHTRDDYPDSDATWGKFNNVIRQRSGAVELHREPLPQMPDELRELIGEVKEGKHV
- a CDS encoding peroxiredoxin family protein, with protein sequence MRMPPSLPARTRHLAQALICVALLAGCSAETKGPGGAISGVPEIDQPAPEITGEDADGVSFALSDYQGQVVVVDFWGDW
- a CDS encoding redoxin domain-containing protein: MRRMQGRPFVLLGVNSDSKSKLRATIEREQMTWRSWWDGSGGSIAAAWKVEGWPTMYVLDHHHVVRQIIVGPDTYQLDRAVERLVDEAERAAR